The Calditerrivibrio nitroreducens DSM 19672 genome window below encodes:
- a CDS encoding DUF502 domain-containing protein, protein MIDSSEQNKKQSIFLLKLRNIFLTGLFALLPLVVTYYILSFLLDSMTGFLLPYFDMIDKELGWNTPIFLKKILSFFVLIIIILITGLFTKNYFGKRVIIKIERLVEKIPLVKTSYNATKQIIATFQSTKTETFKKVVLVEYPRKGIYSVGFVTNNRSILQDGNEDKYYTIFIVTTPNPTSGFIIIVPKDEVVVLDIPVQSAFKFIISAGVLLPSKKVEKLENGKDV, encoded by the coding sequence GTGATAGACTCTTCGGAACAAAATAAAAAACAGTCAATTTTTCTACTTAAATTAAGGAATATATTCCTGACTGGACTTTTTGCACTGTTGCCATTAGTAGTTACCTACTACATTTTATCATTTTTATTGGACAGTATGACAGGTTTTCTTTTACCATATTTTGATATGATTGATAAAGAATTAGGGTGGAATACGCCAATATTTTTGAAAAAGATCCTATCTTTTTTTGTTTTGATAATTATTATTCTTATTACTGGATTATTCACAAAAAATTATTTTGGTAAAAGGGTTATAATAAAGATTGAAAGGCTGGTGGAGAAAATTCCACTGGTTAAAACAAGCTATAATGCCACCAAACAGATAATAGCTACCTTCCAATCCACAAAAACAGAAACGTTTAAAAAGGTCGTACTCGTAGAGTATCCTAGAAAAGGTATTTATTCAGTAGGATTTGTAACAAACAATAGAAGTATCTTACAGGATGGTAATGAAGATAAATATTATACTATTTTTATTGTTACCACACCAAATCCCACATCTGGTTTTATTATTATAGTTCCCAAGGATGAGGTTGTCGTACTCGATATCCCGGTTCAGTCTGCGTTTAAATTTATTATCTCTGCAGGTGTATTATTACCTTCAAAAAAAGTGGAGAAGTTAGAAAACGGTAAAGATGTATAA
- the upp gene encoding uracil phosphoribosyltransferase yields the protein MNFDNFILVKHPLISHKLTFIRDEKTSKKEFKELVDEVAMLMAYEITRDFPLEEVTIKTPICETKSNILSGKKVALVPILRAGLGMVDGILKLIPSARVGHIGLYRDEKTLKPVSYYFKIPSDTDNREFILIDPMLATGGSASAAVDMLKKAGAKSIKFMCLIAAPEGVEKLCSSHPDVKVYAAALDEKLNEKGYIVPGLGDAGDRLFGTK from the coding sequence ATGAATTTTGACAATTTTATACTTGTAAAACATCCGTTGATAAGCCATAAATTAACATTTATTAGAGATGAAAAGACGTCTAAGAAAGAGTTTAAAGAGCTTGTGGATGAAGTGGCGATGCTTATGGCATACGAAATTACCAGGGACTTCCCACTGGAAGAGGTAACTATTAAGACACCTATTTGTGAAACGAAGTCTAATATACTCTCAGGGAAAAAGGTTGCCCTTGTGCCGATATTGAGGGCGGGGCTCGGAATGGTGGATGGGATTTTAAAGCTGATACCATCCGCAAGGGTTGGTCATATAGGTCTTTACAGGGATGAAAAGACCCTCAAGCCGGTGAGTTACTATTTTAAAATCCCCTCTGACACGGACAATCGGGAATTTATTTTGATAGATCCTATGCTTGCAACCGGTGGTTCTGCTTCTGCAGCAGTGGATATGTTAAAAAAAGCAGGGGCAAAAAGTATAAAATTTATGTGTTTGATAGCTGCTCCGGAAGGAGTGGAAAAACTTTGTTCTTCCCATCCTGATGTTAAAGTTTATGCTGCAGCTCTCGATGAAAAACTAAATGAAAAAGGGTATATAGTGCCTGGATTGGGGGATGCAGGTGATAGACTCTTCGGAACAAAATAA
- a CDS encoding uracil-xanthine permease family protein, translated as MYDSGGLNRILLGVQFLFVAFGALVLVPLLTGLDPSIALFTAGAGTLLFQLITKSKVPVFLASSFAFIAPIQYSMKNFGVGETFGGLAAAGLSYLLFSFLVYKGGIRAIERYLPPVVTGPVIMVIGLNLAPVAIKMAKSFDGSGNFNGTAMIISTISLVTAILVVMYGKRLLSLIPILMGIVVGYIFSLIMGVVDLSPIANAKWFVVPWIEAIKNGSYALPVFDLNAILFILPVAIAPAIEHVGDILAISSVTGKNYLEDPGLHKTLLGDGLATSFASLLGGPPNTTYSEVTGAVALTKATDVVYMRIAAFTAILLAFLGKLNAVLKTIPVPVMGGILILLFGMIAAIGVGTLVRNKVDMAKARNLVIVSVVLVIGIGNLVLSVGPITLGGIGLAGLVGVVLNFILPEGR; from the coding sequence ATGTATGATTCAGGTGGTTTAAATAGGATACTGTTAGGTGTTCAATTTTTATTCGTAGCATTTGGAGCTCTCGTTCTGGTTCCGCTACTTACGGGCCTTGATCCTTCTATAGCACTTTTCACGGCCGGTGCTGGCACTTTACTTTTCCAGCTGATTACTAAGTCTAAAGTTCCTGTATTTCTGGCGAGCTCATTTGCCTTTATTGCACCTATTCAATATTCCATGAAGAATTTTGGTGTAGGTGAGACATTTGGGGGGCTTGCAGCTGCGGGGCTTTCATATCTTCTATTTTCCTTTTTGGTATATAAAGGTGGGATACGTGCCATAGAAAGGTATTTACCTCCTGTTGTTACCGGTCCGGTAATTATGGTTATAGGGCTAAATCTTGCACCCGTAGCAATAAAGATGGCAAAAAGCTTTGACGGTTCTGGCAACTTTAATGGCACTGCTATGATTATATCCACAATTTCTCTTGTCACAGCTATACTTGTGGTTATGTATGGTAAAAGGCTTTTGAGTTTGATCCCTATTTTGATGGGTATAGTAGTGGGGTATATTTTTTCTTTAATCATGGGTGTTGTGGATTTAAGTCCAATTGCTAATGCTAAATGGTTTGTTGTGCCATGGATCGAGGCAATAAAAAATGGTAGCTATGCGTTACCTGTATTTGATCTAAATGCAATTCTTTTTATATTACCTGTTGCTATTGCTCCAGCTATAGAGCATGTGGGGGATATTTTGGCCATCTCTTCTGTAACAGGGAAAAACTACTTAGAGGATCCAGGGTTGCATAAAACGCTACTGGGGGATGGTCTGGCCACATCTTTTGCAAGTTTATTAGGTGGGCCCCCCAACACTACATATTCTGAGGTAACAGGTGCAGTGGCTTTGACAAAAGCCACAGATGTGGTTTATATGAGAATTGCGGCATTTACAGCTATATTACTTGCTTTTTTGGGTAAATTAAATGCAGTATTAAAAACGATTCCTGTGCCAGTTATGGGTGGTATTCTAATATTGCTTTTTGGTATGATTGCTGCAATAGGTGTTGGTACCCTGGTTAGAAACAAAGTGGATATGGCTAAGGCAAGAAATCTTGTGATAGTATCGGTGGTGCTGGTTATAGGGATAGGGAATCTTGTATTGAGTGTGGGTCCTATAACGCTTGGTGGAATTGGTCTTGCTGGTCTGGTTGGTGTAGTGTTAAATTTCATACTGCCAGAGGGGAGATAA
- a CDS encoding 3'-5' exoribonuclease YhaM family protein codes for MEMNLNKKYMILEIAKSNTKDNRPFIKVVLIDKDGVQIQGIMFDSNKLKFDPQKGDVVEVSGTIQSYNGQFQVKINNMAKMPEEESKDFLPKGNFDENQLYDEFVSFVDSNLNDKFIKSLFKEFKNDQDVTTKFKKMPAAKNVHHAYIGGLLEHTYSVVRLAVIMSDYYKVNKDLLMAGAIFHDIGKVFELDISKGFDYTDSGKLIGHLLLGIELVNSYCSKIDNFPELYRHLINHMIASHHGLLEYGSPKKPKTLEAIILHHIDDMDAKVNTFKSIFIKDNITAGGWSNYDRLLERQLFNHNIMMEDSDV; via the coding sequence ATGGAAATGAACCTTAATAAAAAATATATGATTTTGGAGATAGCAAAAAGCAATACCAAGGATAACAGGCCATTTATAAAGGTTGTCCTAATAGATAAAGATGGTGTTCAAATACAGGGGATAATGTTTGATAGCAATAAGCTTAAGTTTGACCCCCAGAAAGGAGATGTCGTTGAAGTTAGTGGTACAATTCAGAGCTACAATGGTCAGTTTCAGGTAAAAATCAATAACATGGCAAAGATGCCGGAAGAGGAATCAAAAGATTTTCTACCTAAGGGAAATTTTGATGAAAATCAATTGTACGATGAGTTTGTAAGCTTTGTGGATAGTAATCTGAATGATAAATTTATCAAATCTCTCTTCAAAGAGTTTAAAAATGATCAGGATGTTACCACAAAATTTAAAAAAATGCCTGCGGCAAAAAATGTACATCATGCTTACATTGGTGGTTTGCTGGAGCATACCTATTCTGTGGTAAGGCTTGCTGTTATCATGAGCGATTACTATAAGGTAAACAAAGATCTTTTAATGGCAGGGGCTATTTTCCATGATATAGGAAAGGTATTTGAACTGGATATATCAAAAGGTTTTGATTACACAGATAGTGGGAAGCTTATAGGTCATTTGCTTCTGGGGATTGAGCTTGTTAATAGTTATTGTTCAAAGATCGATAATTTTCCTGAATTATACAGACATTTAATAAATCATATGATTGCCAGTCACCATGGCCTCCTCGAATATGGATCGCCTAAAAAACCAAAAACTCTGGAGGCTATTATACTTCACCACATAGACGATATGGATGCAAAAGTTAATACGTTTAAGTCTATATTCATTAAGGATAATATTACAGCTGGGGGCTGGAGCAATTACGATAGATTGCTTGAAAGGCAGCTTTTTAATCATAATATTATGATGGAGGATTCTGATGTATGA
- a CDS encoding DUF4911 domain-containing protein, producing the protein MTESSVKIKFIANRDQILYINSILDSYDGIGIMRTIDREKGYIAIYSTESQYEKVILLLKALKKEGIYIKDISVERSEDVDSW; encoded by the coding sequence ATGACAGAATCGAGTGTTAAAATTAAATTTATTGCAAATCGGGATCAAATTTTATATATAAATAGCATACTGGATTCTTATGATGGGATTGGTATAATGAGAACAATAGACCGTGAAAAGGGGTATATTGCAATCTATTCAACGGAAAGTCAGTACGAAAAGGTAATCCTTTTGCTAAAGGCTCTAAAAAAAGAGGGGATATATATCAAAGATATCTCTGTTGAAAGGAGTGAAGATGTGGATAGTTGGTGA
- the nusB gene encoding transcription antitermination factor NusB produces the protein MGGKRLTKIRKYALNLYYMHLQNGELLETIVDSLVKYNGFNKEILLESLGLLKKAIEKTVFLDELISKYLKQGWDLNRLPMVDLLILRLAIFELFESNDPIKVIDDYVTLANKYSEQNSPGYINGILEKIKNDFGLHTKNG, from the coding sequence ATGGGTGGTAAGCGATTAACGAAGATAAGAAAATATGCTTTAAATCTTTATTACATGCACCTTCAGAATGGTGAGTTGCTTGAAACAATTGTGGATAGTCTAGTTAAATATAATGGATTCAACAAAGAAATATTGCTTGAAAGTCTTGGTTTATTAAAAAAAGCTATTGAAAAAACTGTTTTTTTAGATGAGCTTATCAGTAAGTATTTAAAACAGGGGTGGGATCTAAATCGATTGCCTATGGTGGATCTTTTGATTTTAAGACTTGCGATATTCGAGCTTTTTGAAAGTAATGACCCTATAAAGGTCATCGATGACTATGTAACCCTTGCAAATAAATACTCCGAACAGAATAGTCCCGGATATATAAATGGTATCCTTGAAAAAATAAAAAACGATTTTGGTTTGCATACAAAAAATGGTTAA
- the ribH gene encoding 6,7-dimethyl-8-ribityllumazine synthase translates to MTVKVYEGKYDGRGLRFAIVASRFNDFIVKSLVAGAVDALVRHNVEEKDIEVFKTPGAFEIPLICKKLAKSKKYDAIIALGAVIRGSTPHFDYVAAEVSKGVAKAGYDTEVPVIFGVLTTDTIEQAVERAGTKAGNKGAEAAMGALELVNLIKEQNI, encoded by the coding sequence ATGACGGTTAAGGTATACGAAGGTAAATATGATGGTAGAGGGTTAAGGTTTGCTATAGTGGCATCGAGGTTTAACGACTTTATAGTGAAAAGTCTCGTGGCTGGAGCAGTGGATGCACTGGTTAGACACAATGTGGAGGAGAAAGATATTGAGGTGTTTAAAACACCAGGTGCCTTTGAAATACCGCTTATATGTAAAAAGCTTGCGAAATCAAAAAAATATGATGCTATTATAGCACTTGGGGCTGTTATAAGGGGTTCTACTCCACATTTTGACTATGTGGCTGCTGAGGTATCAAAGGGTGTAGCCAAAGCTGGATATGACACAGAAGTCCCTGTCATATTTGGTGTGCTTACCACAGATACGATCGAGCAGGCTGTTGAAAGGGCGGGTACCAAGGCTGGCAATAAAGGGGCGGAGGCCGCAATGGGGGCACTTGAACTTGTAAATCTAATAAAGGAACAGAATATTTAA
- a CDS encoding bifunctional 3,4-dihydroxy-2-butanone-4-phosphate synthase/GTP cyclohydrolase II encodes MESNVRIGIEEAIEELRKGKMIILVDDEDRENEGDLVIAADFVTPEAINFMAKYGRGLICLSLTAKRCDELGLNLMVNEMGNTARFGTAFTVSIEAKEGVTTGISAHDRAKTIKVAIDPKTKPSDLARPGHVFPLRARDGGVLVRAGQTEGSVDLCRMAGLTPAAVICEIMKDDGTMARMPDLEIFAMEHGIKIVTIADLIAYRLKTETVVEESAVANLPTIFGKFIIKGFRNVIDGQEAVAVIKGDIQKDEPILVRVHSQCLTGDVFGSLRCDCRSQLHCSLQMIEKAGKGILLYMFQEGRGIGILNKIKAYHLQDEGLDTVEANLHLGFKDDLRDYGFGAQILRFLGISKMKLITNNPRKIKALSGYGIDVVERVPIVCEVTPENIKYLETKEEKLGHKLNIKKIKK; translated from the coding sequence ATGGAAAGTAATGTACGAATAGGAATAGAAGAGGCGATTGAAGAGCTTAGAAAAGGCAAGATGATAATTCTTGTGGATGATGAAGATAGGGAGAATGAAGGTGACCTTGTGATTGCAGCCGATTTTGTAACACCTGAAGCCATAAATTTTATGGCAAAGTATGGAAGAGGTCTTATCTGTCTTAGTCTCACGGCCAAAAGGTGTGACGAACTGGGGCTTAACCTTATGGTGAACGAGATGGGTAATACCGCAAGATTTGGTACTGCATTTACGGTTTCCATAGAAGCAAAAGAGGGGGTAACCACCGGTATATCCGCCCATGATAGGGCAAAGACGATAAAGGTGGCCATAGATCCCAAGACAAAGCCTTCAGATCTTGCAAGACCTGGGCATGTTTTCCCATTGAGGGCAAGGGATGGTGGGGTGCTCGTGAGGGCGGGACAAACTGAAGGATCTGTTGACCTTTGCAGGATGGCGGGGCTTACCCCAGCTGCGGTGATCTGTGAAATTATGAAAGATGATGGTACGATGGCACGTATGCCCGATCTGGAAATTTTTGCCATGGAACACGGTATAAAAATAGTGACAATTGCGGATCTTATTGCCTACAGATTGAAAACGGAAACAGTAGTGGAGGAGTCTGCAGTTGCGAATCTTCCAACGATCTTTGGTAAGTTTATCATAAAAGGTTTTAGAAATGTTATAGATGGACAGGAAGCCGTGGCTGTTATTAAAGGTGACATACAAAAAGATGAACCTATACTTGTCAGGGTTCATTCCCAGTGCCTGACAGGTGATGTGTTTGGTTCATTAAGGTGCGATTGCAGGTCTCAGTTACATTGTTCTTTGCAGATGATAGAGAAGGCAGGTAAGGGGATTTTGCTTTACATGTTTCAGGAAGGTAGAGGTATTGGGATTTTAAATAAGATCAAAGCTTATCATCTACAGGATGAAGGGCTTGATACGGTGGAAGCCAATCTACATCTGGGATTTAAGGATGATTTGAGGGACTATGGTTTTGGTGCCCAGATACTCAGATTTTTAGGTATTAGTAAAATGAAATTGATTACAAACAATCCCCGTAAAATAAAAGCTTTATCGGGCTACGGCATAGATGTCGTGGAACGGGTACCTATAGTATGTGAAGTAACACCAGAGAATATAAAATATCTTGAAACAAAAGAGGAGAAACTTGGACATAAATTGAATATAAAAAAGATCAAAAAATAA
- a CDS encoding riboflavin synthase codes for MFTGIIEEVGTLSRIIRKGENAELQINCSLILEDVRVGDSIAVDGVCLTVTKNNGNSFIADVSYETISKTTLSSLKNNDKVNLERALTLNSRLGGHLVLGHVDCVGFVKQIKPRGESIELSIGGFDPIKQYIAKKGSIAINGISLTVADLVEEYFTVAVIPHTFEVTTLKYKKPGDRINLEVDVIARYVERLLQNRENNNRLEKMLIGYEW; via the coding sequence ATGTTCACAGGGATAATTGAAGAGGTAGGTACGCTTAGCAGGATAATCAGGAAGGGAGAAAACGCTGAGTTGCAGATTAATTGCAGTTTAATACTTGAGGATGTAAGGGTAGGTGATTCGATTGCGGTGGATGGGGTATGTCTTACGGTTACTAAAAATAATGGAAATAGCTTTATTGCGGATGTTTCCTATGAAACCATTTCTAAAACAACACTTTCCAGCTTAAAAAATAATGATAAGGTTAATTTGGAGAGGGCTCTTACTCTAAATAGCAGGCTTGGGGGGCATCTTGTACTGGGGCATGTGGATTGTGTGGGATTTGTAAAACAGATTAAACCTAGAGGGGAGAGTATTGAGCTTAGCATAGGTGGCTTTGATCCGATAAAACAGTATATAGCTAAAAAAGGTTCAATTGCAATAAATGGTATAAGTTTGACGGTGGCTGATCTTGTGGAGGAATATTTTACCGTTGCGGTTATTCCACATACGTTTGAGGTTACCACGCTCAAATATAAAAAGCCCGGAGATAGAATAAATCTTGAAGTGGATGTTATTGCAAGATATGTGGAAAGATTATTGCAAAATAGAGAAAATAATAATAGATTAGAAAAGATGCTTATAGGTTATGAGTGGTAA
- the ribD gene encoding bifunctional diaminohydroxyphosphoribosylaminopyrimidine deaminase/5-amino-6-(5-phosphoribosylamino)uracil reductase RibD has product MVNPLLVMDEAIQLALMGKGYNYTNPIVGAVVVKNGKVIGRGYHTGFGMPHAEIEALKDCEESPEGGDLYVTLEPCSTTGKTPPCTDAIIKSGIKRVFIGVVDPNPNHSGKAIKILNDAGIEVFLGFNEHVCAEIIEDFTKFILKRQPYFTLKAASSIDGMIATSTGDSKWISGESSRIYVHYLRSVSDGIIVGINTVKNDDPLLNVRNFNREKEPLKIILDSKLSISPESKVVKDFGKYLIIATTVRDDSKMDNLKRYGVRVLICKEKNGFVDLMDLSDKLVSLNLLNIFVEGGGKVFASFIKEGLVDRFYHFISPKVIGGDGVPLFGDLNCEKIEDAYKCKLTDTKRFEEDILHIYKFNDYTNHVLQLTEKFRNRCKYGCSQG; this is encoded by the coding sequence TTGGTTAATCCTTTGTTGGTTATGGATGAAGCGATACAACTGGCTTTGATGGGTAAGGGGTATAATTATACAAACCCTATTGTGGGGGCTGTAGTAGTAAAAAATGGGAAAGTTATAGGTAGAGGTTACCACACAGGTTTTGGAATGCCACATGCAGAGATAGAAGCATTAAAAGATTGTGAGGAATCCCCCGAAGGTGGCGATCTGTATGTTACTCTGGAACCCTGCTCCACTACTGGCAAGACCCCACCGTGTACAGATGCAATCATAAAAAGTGGCATAAAAAGAGTTTTTATAGGGGTTGTGGATCCAAATCCAAATCATAGCGGTAAGGCTATAAAGATTTTAAACGATGCTGGTATTGAAGTATTTTTGGGCTTCAACGAACATGTCTGTGCAGAGATTATAGAAGACTTTACAAAATTTATCCTTAAAAGGCAGCCTTATTTCACATTAAAAGCAGCTTCTTCCATAGATGGTATGATAGCCACGTCCACCGGAGATTCAAAATGGATTTCAGGTGAATCTTCAAGGATATACGTTCACTACCTGAGATCTGTCAGCGATGGTATCATTGTTGGGATCAATACGGTTAAAAATGATGACCCTTTACTTAACGTGCGTAATTTCAACAGGGAAAAGGAGCCTTTAAAGATAATACTTGATTCTAAACTATCGATTTCTCCAGAATCAAAAGTAGTAAAAGATTTTGGGAAGTATCTCATCATTGCCACCACTGTTAGGGATGATTCCAAGATGGATAATCTGAAGAGGTATGGTGTAAGGGTGCTTATCTGTAAAGAAAAAAATGGTTTTGTGGATCTAATGGATCTTTCTGATAAATTGGTTTCATTAAATCTACTTAACATATTTGTGGAAGGTGGTGGTAAAGTTTTTGCTTCATTTATAAAAGAGGGGTTGGTGGATAGGTTTTACCACTTTATCTCCCCAAAAGTTATAGGTGGTGATGGTGTGCCGCTTTTTGGTGACTTGAACTGTGAAAAAATAGAGGATGCTTATAAATGTAAGCTAACTGACACCAAGAGGTTTGAAGAAGATATATTACATATATATAAATTTAACGACTATACAAATCATGTACTTCAGTTGACAGAAAAATTTAGAAATAGGTGTAAATACGGATGTTCACAGGGATAA
- the plsY gene encoding glycerol-3-phosphate 1-O-acyltransferase PlsY, with the protein MKNIILVIIMYILGSVPFSYILVKLVKGVDIRTVGSRNVGATNAGRVLGFWGFLVAFLLDMSKSFVPLFILKHFCLYPPETLLILGMVAIFGHTFTIFLNFKGGKGVATAVGVYLAVSPISLGVAFVAFILVALLFRMVSLSSIIAAIVLLISVFYLESSTFLKIATLFVVVFVIYKHKDNIKRILNGTEKKIGEKIG; encoded by the coding sequence ATGAAAAACATAATTCTTGTGATTATTATGTATATTCTGGGTTCTGTTCCTTTTTCCTATATTCTTGTTAAGTTAGTAAAAGGCGTTGATATAAGAACTGTGGGTAGCAGGAATGTGGGGGCTACCAATGCTGGTAGGGTTCTTGGATTTTGGGGTTTTTTAGTGGCATTTTTACTGGATATGTCAAAAAGCTTTGTCCCGCTTTTTATCTTGAAACATTTTTGTCTTTACCCCCCCGAAACGTTGTTAATTTTAGGGATGGTGGCTATATTTGGGCATACTTTTACAATATTTTTAAATTTCAAGGGTGGTAAAGGTGTGGCCACCGCAGTTGGGGTGTACCTTGCCGTTAGCCCCATCAGTCTTGGTGTGGCTTTCGTTGCGTTTATACTTGTTGCCCTTTTGTTTAGAATGGTGTCTCTTAGCTCTATCATTGCAGCTATTGTGTTACTTATATCTGTGTTTTACTTAGAAAGTTCCACGTTTCTCAAAATAGCCACGTTGTTTGTGGTGGTTTTTGTAATATATAAGCATAAAGATAACATTAAAAGGATCTTAAATGGTACAGAAAAAAAGATAGGAGAGAAAATTGGTTAA
- the pgsA gene encoding CDP-diacylglycerol--glycerol-3-phosphate 3-phosphatidyltransferase, with product MMFDKSFMNLPNQLTILRVLIIPFFLIFLYMDTDTTNIIATILFVIASITDYIDGYLARKYEIITDFGKILDPVADKILVASCMIVLVELNRLAGWIVILMLSRDFVVGALRNFAASKGVVIAAGFSGKLKTVLQMVAIGCLIFKRPLFSLDTFFMGKILIYIALFVSLYSCVVYYFEFFNKKEGYKEKEV from the coding sequence CCTCAGGGTACTGATAATCCCTTTTTTCCTGATTTTTCTCTATATGGATACAGATACCACAAATATTATAGCCACCATCCTTTTTGTGATAGCCTCCATTACAGACTATATTGATGGATATCTGGCGAGAAAATATGAGATTATCACCGATTTTGGAAAGATATTAGACCCTGTGGCAGATAAGATACTTGTGGCTTCCTGTATGATAGTCCTTGTGGAGCTAAATAGGTTGGCTGGCTGGATAGTTATCTTAATGTTGTCAAGAGATTTTGTCGTTGGCGCTTTGAGAAATTTTGCAGCAAGTAAGGGGGTGGTGATTGCTGCTGGTTTTTCGGGTAAGCTAAAAACTGTATTACAGATGGTGGCCATTGGTTGTCTGATCTTCAAACGCCCTCTGTTTAGTCTTGATACTTTTTTCATGGGTAAGATACTTATTTATATCGCCCTTTTTGTTTCTCTTTATTCGTGTGTTGTTTACTATTTTGAGTTTTTTAATAAAAAAGAGGGATATAAAGAAAAGGAAGTCTGA